The Amphiprion ocellaris isolate individual 3 ecotype Okinawa chromosome 24, ASM2253959v1, whole genome shotgun sequence DNA window aaatgttcacatttaaggaattataaGAAATTTcataagaaaaataattcaatttcaacattattcctcagtttatcatttacacattacaacttccagatgaCAGAGTGTCTAcacaggaacaaaacatttagtcacaggtatctgaatgatgtagtattttactttatgatcaaaatgacaaaagtcagacaaaaaacaacaaaagacaaaatattacaaaaatgaggcacacagtgacaaaagaacaatgaacaatgtagtattttactttatgatcaaaacaacttctcTAAAACattgtctagaaattattttaaatttatagttttacaaatttacaatctgcagttaatgtcttctctgttatttttacactttacaaagtcgtcccacggtccggattggaccctctggagggccggttttggcctgcgggccgcatgtttgacacccctgatttaaatcATTGAGCTTGACTGCTACCACGGTAACCACAGATGTTGCCATTACTAAAATCTCACAACTCAAACACTGAGAACAGATTtaaaagcaaagagaaaggatCTTAAGATGATCTCACCTTGAGCATTACCAGGTAGTCGTCATGTCGCTGTATCTTGAGGATGTTTGCCAGAGCTGTAACTCCAGCTTTGAAATCTGGAGAATTACctgcaaaacacagacacatggtGATTTCAGCGAAAAAAGATGGCAGGGAGGGAAGAAATAAGTTCAGCTGGAGGCGGCAGAGTTGTTCTATTTACTGTCCAGGTTGACCAGAGGATCCACGGCTTTGTCGCTGTTACTGGAGGCTGCCAGCGGCTGACAGTTCTTATATTTCTCCACTGAAGCAAGACAGGAGAAAACACAGCAATGATTAAACGTACTTTAATTAACCTGTACTGACGTCAGACATGTAGCATTATTCCTTTTATAATGTCTCCATCTACTGGTCGGCATCAGTATTTCaactaaaatattcaaataaaatgtaGTCTGGAGCAACACCTACCCTACCAACAGTTTTAACTTGTTCAACTTCTAAATAAATAGCTCACTTTTAGCTGATATTTATTTTCATCTAATAACTAAATGTGGCTCCTGTTCAGTGTCAGAAAGATCAGTTATTTTCTGACTGGAaccgttttattttttattgtcattagaTTCATTTTCACTTAACACACACAgcttttgcaatattttttgtcttcaatgtgactcaaaaatttaataaatacacGTTTTAAGCTTTTTTATAGCTTTAAGTTTTCTTCCTTGCGTTAGAATACAGAGCAGGGCACATCTTGATCTTGTCTTAGTGGGAATAATTCATTCcgttttaaatctttaaacagTAAATATTGAACCGAAGCTGTAAAAAAATCATTGCAAATCATAATATCTGTTAGAAATATTGCAATTTAATCTCTATTAGCCACAGTTCTCCTTTAAAACTTTGTAAACTTTTTATCTCAgcatattttctattatattatGGTGGTCACTTTACTCTCTCTGTTTGGGCGTCAGTATTTCTGTTCTATTCCATTTCCACTGTCATCAGCCTAAATAATTATTCCATCAGATGTACATGAGCTGCCCTCTTACCGTTGTCTCCATATTCATAGCGCACAGCCAGGCCCAGTAACCAGTCCACAGCCTCCTGCCTCTCCTGAACCCCAAACGGACAGCTCACATCCTGCAGGTActaaacagagagaaaataagCTCAAACACAGTTCCCATACACTTGTCTGGTAGAAGCAGTGCCACTCCTATGATTAATATCACTTATATCAGCTAGAACCTGGATCTCTCAGACTGCCTCACCTTCTGGTAGGCTTGGGGCCAGTCTGAGCTGGGGATGTTCCTCAGGTTTCCTCTGTCCTCGATCTTGTAATGTCGAATCTTCTGGTCTTCCAGCCACACGATGCAGTTCCTGAACTGAGTCTCATCTGAGCAGAAATGGGGTTCACATTTACTGACGAGTGGCCACAGTGGACAACTCAGCAGCTGCTGAATCATGTAGTGATTTATTTAAAGACACTGATAGTTTATTGTAGCAGCAGATTAGATCCCAGCTGGGACAGTAAACTGGCATGTAAGGAAACCCAAGTCACATTAATCTTCACATAGTTATTTACTGCCtgctaaattaaaaaacatttcaagtcACAAAGTGTCACATGAACTAATCTGAATAAGACTTTAGACGACATGAATTTTGAACCTCAACATATACTCAGTGTGTAATGATTAAAGCTGGCTATGCCGAATGAAAAAGTGCTACATTAAAAAGTTGCAAGTGATGTTATCTCATGTcgcacagaaacagaaatgtttctcaGCCAAAAAGAACCTTGAGCTACCATTTTATGAACGTAGTCTGGCAGCTCTGGTCTCCGTACAGTGACAGGATACGTGTGAACACGTTAGCCGGCTCCACGTTACTTAACCCACCGGTAAAAGAGCTCTTAGAGGAGGTTTTTCTCACCTGTGCAGTCAAACCCGTTGGGATTGTGATAATCTAGAGCAGTCAGTTTCCTCCTAAACATTTCACCGAGTGTTTTATCCGCAAACCGTTTCTTTCTTTAGCTAACAGCTGCTAGCCTGTTATATCTGCTAGCTGTTACTGTGGCAGTGCGCATGCGCTGCCTTATATCGTACAACCTCCGCCTGTGACTATCAAAATAAGTCTCCCCGCTGACCATTTAAACTACACAACACAACCCAGATTTGCAGCAACAGCGTTTTTCTAAGAAAGCTTGTTCgcctcattttttttgcttttaagtATTTAAACCCTAGATTTAAGATATATGAATTAAAATCATAAATTGAAGTCCTGATGGCACTTAAACTGACTTCCAATCCACAGTTACAGGCGTCCAAGAGGAGTTGCAGTTCActtcatataatgttgactcatCACTACTTAAATATGGTGTGTTGTTTTGATGCAAGCTGCCTAAATCTGATAAAATAATGAGTTttaacacgatacaatacagaacaaacaaaaaaacatacacaaaactaATATTCAACAAACATATCGTAGTGTGTTACACAGAAAAAGCCTGGGACGTtggaaaaaatgacaactttATTACACATCACATTTTATAAAATGAGGCAAAACCATTCACGAtgatgaaaaatggaaaaaaaaacaaaacaaaaacaggtttGTTGTAGATCTGTAGATGAGCGTGTTTAGAAGGGCCTCATTCGAGCACTAAGCGGCGGGGCTCTGTTGGGGGGTGTGATAGCTATATCCAGATAGTCTCCGATCTGGAAACGCTGAGACTGCAACGTCATGGAGTCGTCTGCTCCCTTCCTGCCAGATACAGTACTGCCGATGTCCTTCAACctggagggaggggggagatTGTGTAAGTTAAATGAAGTCACTACATCGTCAATAAATCTGATCAGTGCTGTTTGCAATAGGATACTAACTTGTACATTTTCCCTCTGGGATCGGGGTAGACGATAGCAAAGCTGAAGTGGGTCCCCTTTTTCCTGGCCTCTGGATACACTTCCTTCACCAAGCTGGTTAACTCCTTCAGAGTAGCATCCATCCTGAAACATACAGATCAAAAACCTGCGTCCAGATCTACACTAACTCATCAATTTACAGTTGCTATTTCACACAAACTAACTGATTCTCGCTGACCTACAAATACAGTGACATGTTTGTATCTTACCACGTGTATATTTGCAGCTCGCTGGATGGCACGTTGCCTCGAGCAAATTCATCTACCCTGTGGTGTCGGCCGCTGTTGGTGGTGAAAACTCTCAGCAGGAGGGGGCAGGTCTGCAGCAAACATCAGAAACAAGTATGTAACATCTCTGGATGTGCAGTACAATGTTGAAACAAAATAGAATAAATCTGgatacaaaaacatttaactaaATTAGCCACGTGTATATAATTGTGAACCAAACTTAAACAAAAAGGTATTAGCATCTCCTCTGAAAAGCattaattctctctctcttcatttattttttcagatttaacggcgtttttcttttccattaaTTTTTTAAAGCCAAACTTCAAAATAGGCATGCGTGTACATTATGGAAACAAGGCGAATTAAGTAAATTAGGAAGATTAATCATTGATTCTTGCAGCCTAAcagatgttgtaaagtcttcaCTGCTCTCTAGTGGTTTCACTGATTAACTACAACTCAACGCTTTACCTGCCAATATTCAGGTACAGAAGACAACAATGCCTTTTTAACTGCAGTTCTCAGGTTGACACAAATCAATAGCAATAACGTACAAACAGGGATAGTAGAGCAAGAGTTTCAAATGTAAGGAATGGACTGTGTTAATGCTTTATTCGTCctgaaataataaaagtaataatattGGAAGTAGAACTTAGTGAGCTGTGTTTAACGGTTTCATACTCGATTGTTGTCTgtcaatgaaaacagaaatatatatgCATGAGAACAGCTTAgttaaaatactgtacatgtgagTACAGAcgtaaacaaataaagcaaataaagtaCAACCTCTAAATGTCTTGACGCACCGGTTGGTGACGAGCTaacacattagcattagcttcaTTGACTACTATTCATCAGGCGACTTGTATTTACTACCATTAACCTGCCGATTACTGGAGCATTACCGCAGCCACACTTAAAAATAAAGCCTAAATGCTGCATTACCAATTGTTGAAAGTCATTTTTTACTATTTAGACTCTTCCAAATGTGCACCTTAGCATGTGCAGTTAGCAAAGCCAGGCTAGCTCAGAGCTGCTAACATAAACAAAGTGTTCACCTTCTCTCTGTCGATGGGCTTCTCCGGCTCCTTCTTTATCTCCTCCTGTGTGATCCGCGACTCCAGAGCCATCGCTGTTTTCCACAGATGCAGTAATACAGATATTAAGTGACTCCTGTCTCCTCGCCTGGATATTCCTCCAGAGCTGCAACAACGAACGGGACAGAAAGCGTGACTGATTCTGTTTCCGGttccttcttctacttcttcggTGTTTCTCAGCAGTTGGTGTCATTACTGCCTCCTGCTGGACGTTTCCCTCAAACTGCATGAACATTGTCAACAACAGTCTTGTGGTGCTATAATAacactaataaaaataataataataataataataataataataataataataataataataataataataataataataatttattataataTGATCTCCACACGTCACAAACTAGTAGCAgtatttgtggtattttttgtattgttaaatattattattgcattattattattatattttggcTATGAAATCATCTTGCAGTTtacatttttcaccttttttgacttgtgttcctttttttgtatttatttttttcttcattatgtatctatttatttattgtttgtttcttttgcatTGTTATTCGAAATTTTACAGCATGTATCCTGTAGTTGACCATTGGACTCAGTATGAAAACAGAGCCAAAGGTAGAAGGTATTATGGGATATTATTATCAGATTATCATGCTATGTCAGTTGCTTGTTGATTGCAAGGATGGTAGTATATTATGTTTACTATACATAGTATGTTTTCTATTAAACCTGAATGCTTTGTCATTGTATATCCCAGTAGCCTATTCATGTGCTTTCCTTTGTTTCCACAGATGTCTGAATGTGCCTGCAGCCACATGAAGATGATGTGTTTCCCTTTAATAACTGAACTGGTGAGTACATTTTTTGATTGCTGACTGATTCTAAACATTTGTGAGTGCTGATGGAAAACCTGCATAATCCAGTTACATCTGCAATTATACAGTTTTATTTAGCAGACACCTGGATGTTTTAGAAGTTGAATGATGGTCAGAAAAGTTGTAAACACATTATCTTAATATAAGTAATCAACTGGAGGCATTTCATGTTGATATCTATTAGTTAAAATAGTAGATTTTGCAAGCTTTGTGTTGTCTAATGGTTAAAGCAGAATTTACGGACATCAGACTTTCCACTTTTACTCCTGTCTGAGGGGGTTGTTGATATATTATTCACAACCTGATTTATggagcatttttttctaataataTGATGAAATGTTTCTGATTGAAGAGTTATCCATAAGTCtcctgtaacaaaaaaaaaaaggaaaaatctttGATTAAATCAagtcaacaaaatgaaataacagtCTTGAGCCTGACTCATGAACTGTCTGGTTTCCCctctgaaaaataaagcaaattagATCATATATTGAcacctaaaaacatctaaaaacctTTAATACGGACTAACTGCATTAATGTAAGGGGAACATGATGGGGATGACTATTAGTTATAAATTTGACCCTCTTCCCCTGAAGAGTCTTCTATTAAGGTTGCATGTTTATTAACTGTGACTTTGTAAGtaataaaacatgcaagatGTTGCTGATTTATAACCACAGAATAGTGTTTGTGCGAATCCAGATCAAGTCCTAAATCCTCATTTTCACGAGTCTGACTAGAGCCAAGTTTAAGAACGATAGAGATTCAGTTGAAGCATGcagaagaataaaataaattacttcaattttaattcatttcctTCATCGTAGCATGTGCTTGTGTACTTTTTTCATTcaattttaatagatttttttgagCTCAGCCTTCTTACGGCAGTGTTACCACGGTAACAGATGATGTTGGACCCCCAAACATCTcatcaaagagcagctgaagcaTCAGAAGCAGCTTTGAAGCAAATATAATCAGAGGTATTGGACgggaaacaaacataaaaaaaataataataatttaaaaaagaacttCCAGGAATTGCTGAGATGTTTTGCAGTGCTGACTTTGAGAGAGAAGCTGATCTGGGATCAGTCGGCCAAGTCCTCCTACAGAACTGAAACCTGCTATTCAGTCACATGCTGCTCCCCCTCACTCATTACACTGTGTGTGGGAGAGTGTGTGTAGTTTCCTGgggagcgtgtgtgtgtgttggtacagtatgcagctgtgtgtgttggtacagtatgtgtgtgtgttggtacagtgtgtgtgtgtgcttgtacagtgtgtgtgtgtgtgtgtgtgtgtgtgtgtgtgtgtgtgtgtgagaggacaGTGCCTCcctctgttctgctgctggctgatCAGGGACCAGGAGCTACTCTAACAATCAGCTCTATtttacctctctctctctctctctgcctccccaCTCATTCACTTTGaatcctcccccctcctccccccttccCTTCCACCTCTCACCAGAATGGATGCAACAATCCACCATCCTCCCCCCTTCTGTTTTAGCCCCGTCCTGACTGGGGGATCAAACAGTGGCTCTTTGAGTCGGTCCTGACACTGATACCCATTGACCGATATGCATCAGTAATAAGTGTCGCTGTTATTCCTCTAATGACTCCATTAGAATCACTGACGCCCTCTCTGTCTCAGCCCTCATTGCCTCTCATTTTGCTGGGTCATGTTATGTTCAGTTGTGCAGAGCAGAATAACAGCGGTGTCTCATTCAGCACAGGAAACTCTTGTATTGTTGTACTGAAAGAATAGCAAGGTGGAATCTCATTGGTTTCCATTAACAGGCTGCTACACCGCTGTCTGTAAATCTTTGCATCCTATTTTACATCCCTGAATATGCAGAAGATGTTATAACTTCTTCAGTAATCTTTATTTCTTTGGTCTGAGTGTCCTCGGTGTAAACGGAGGAAGTTGGTTTTGCTCCCACACTTCAACAAACAGTGGAACGGCTCATCGGTGacagtcatcagcagcacagagcGGCACTGTCCGGCAGGACGACCACTGCCAAGGGACGGTTCGGATCTGAAAAGTCACTCTGACGCTCTACCTGTGTCCAGTTAcagtcacacagagatcacacacacacacactgaaacacacacctTCACATGACAATACAACTTTGTTTCTTCTAGTCTGCACTGGTTCAGTAGATGCTGTACAGCAGATGGTTGACTAACATCCATTGGTTATCTATACATCACTTAAACCTCATTAAGGTCATgggtggctggagtctatcccagctgacttaga harbors:
- the rtraf gene encoding RNA transcription, translation and transport factor protein, with amino-acid sequence MFRRKLTALDYHNPNGFDCTDETQFRNCIVWLEDQKIRHYKIEDRGNLRNIPSSDWPQAYQKYLQDVSCPFGVQERQEAVDWLLGLAVRYEYGDNVEKYKNCQPLAASSNSDKAVDPLVNLDSNSPDFKAGVTALANILKIQRHDDYLVMLKAIRILIQERLSPEAITKANQNKEGIPVALDKHILGFDTGDASLNEAAQILRLLHIEELRELQTKINEAIVAVQAIIADPKTDHRLGKVGR
- the sap18 gene encoding histone deacetylase complex subunit SAP18, producing the protein MALESRITQEEIKKEPEKPIDREKTCPLLLRVFTTNSGRHHRVDEFARGNVPSSELQIYTWMDATLKELTSLVKEVYPEARKKGTHFSFAIVYPDPRGKMYKLKDIGSTVSGRKGADDSMTLQSQRFQIGDYLDIAITPPNRAPPLSARMRPF